CTAGGGCCTTATCCCTATCTAAGTGTAGATTCCCCTACATTGGGACAAACACGTTCAAAGTTCAAGATGTAAACAATACACGTATAAGGGAAACAAAATAAAGGACATTGAAGACATGCATGGTACATTTAAGACAAATGAAAGAGTATCAGAGTcgtatatttatgaaaattttggAAGCAGCACACACGACTCATGTCATGGTTGTTAAAAAATAGGAGGAACAGTAAGCAAGTTAAATAAAGGACTAGAAGACGTACGGGCAAGGGAGGCCTGAAGGAAATGAGGTCACTTTGGAGAACACCGATACTAGCTGACAAAATCACATAATTGGCTTCGTAGACACAGCCATCCTCCGTTTTCACAACAACGCCGTTTCTCGAGTGCTGCAACTCCCTGACAACCTGCCACAAAGtcatcacaaaaaataaactgaGTGGGAAAAGGATGGTAAAAACCAATAGTATTAGCAGAGTCCGAGgcaattaattaacattaacagtTACTACTCCAATGAGATAGATTCTATGAAGtcaaaccaagaaaatatgTGCGCACTTAGAGATGGAAATGGAACGAACAGCtttgaagtaatttttattggaaatatatttaaataatatatatatatatatatttaatattaacatattaaaataattttaaaaatatatataaaaaattagtttaaaacaaattcaacctAAATCAGTCACCCTAAGGTTTCATTAGGTTCTGATCAGTTCTGACTGTCTGGAGCAACTGaggatatctttttttttagggaacttagtacagaaaaaaataaatgaagaaatggACAGGACTAAGCTAATTTGATGTTCTTATTTTGAGTTGATATGACATCTCAACCTACTGACCGTATAGTGGTCTAATTCGTGTCAGTGTTGGTGCAAATTGCGGGTTCAGGGACCTACAGCCTCTAGAGCGGTAAAAAACACTTCGCTAATTGAAGGATGACGACTAACTTTTTGCCGATCAATGGCTAtatgattgaaaaatcaaacatgttCGGGGGTCAACTTTTAATGGCTCTATGTAGGGGTCCTCCACTCAAAAAGTTCACTgaaaattttggtttgttttcatcATGAGGATGTAGCAAGCATCAGGGTCAAAGACCAAAGTTTTAAGGTctggaaataaataataacaatggATGATGTTATTCAACTACTTCCACAAGAGAATAATCAATGTTAAGATGGTTAATATTTCAATTACAAGTCCGGCAAAAATATTCCATTCATACCTCCATTCCCAGTTTTAATCTAATGCTCCGAAAGCATGTTTCAGACAGCTTTTCTGACAATAATGGAACAGCGTAAATGGTTTCTTATCTAAATTGTTTACCATATCGCATTCATCATGCTAAgcttaaattttctttctttctcgaGTTGATGATGACAACAAGTAGATTTTATCATCTTTAAAGCGCATCAACCTCGAAAAATCTCCTTGATATGATGTAGATAGATACTTAAAAGCTTTACCACGGTTGAAATGTTGGAAAAAATAAcagtacccaaaaaaaaaaaaaaacagagagagatcaGTTTGactcttgaaaaaagaaatgaaaaatggtTGAGAATAGTTTTTGGCAAAATGGTACTAGCAAGAATAGAATATTAAGAAAAGGCATAAGGCTTTTCTTAAAACGTCATTATCTGCAAACTCCAAAAGTGGGTCAATCAATCTCAACAGCAACAAGATTTATAGCTTTGCATCTGCATGAACACAAAACAGAACACAGTTTCCAATTTTCTTTCATACACTTTTCTctgttccttctttttttttcttttttcgacCGCTCTGTTAACTTTCAGCATTTTCCCTTTGTTTTAGCAAATGCATAAAAGCGATAAAACAAATGTAGAACAGAACAAATCATAAAGCAACAAGAAATAAGTTGtaggaaaagaaatcaaaaggtggtgtctttccatttcttttttgtttgttttaactGTTGAATTACCTTGTTGAGTTTGAGACGGTTGTCCAAGATTTTGCCCTCGGAGGTAAAGAGAAAATTCTCAGCCATTTTGTATAGCAAATGCTCATATCCTCTGTCATCTGCTACCAGAAACTCTCTTTCTCCAAAATCTACATATGTTGATATTGGCTCTACCTCTGTTTACACAAACAACCCATTAACTTCTCTGTTTAGCAGTCTTCGATCGATTATTACAATACAACGAAATAAACCCATTTgagtttattaatttattctccgcattttatgagataaaccaacaaataaaaaaaggcataaaCAGGGTACCAAAatagtattttcttttcctggGAAACGAACAGAAAATAGTGTAAAATCAGTTGGAAAACCAACCTGCCATCTCAAAGtcatgaaggatgaaatcaatgGCAAGCTCGATGGGCGTCTTTGGTGAACTGAACAAGCAAAAGACATTAAgattaaaactaattaagaccattaagaattatatattaatcGATTGATTTGAAGACTTGAAATTTACCAAGGTTGTTCACTAACTTCACCGTCAAGGTTTGCTTCTAGACTCCTCAGCTTCTCAATTGCTGAGTCCACCGCCTTCTTGTAAGAGTCTGCCGCCACTCCACTGGGAAATATTTTCCCACTGCACCAACAACACAGCAAAAGAAATCCACTTTCTTTAGCATCCAAAGAGAATTCTCTTTGAAATTTTCCGTTGCTCAGTGTCCAGATGTTGTGTCATTTTTCATTTGAAGGAAGATAGAAAGCTCAAAATTCGAGGCGGGCACGTATAAAGATACCTGCGATCATAGATATTATAGCGAGCATTGCTATAATCAGAGAAACAAGTGCGGAGGCCAGATTGAGAAGCAAGTTCCCAAACAGGGTTGGATTCTTTACCACCAACTCCGGCGATCCAACCGGCTCCAAGCTCAGCCGAAACGCCACCGAAATTCTCCTTTCGGATCCTACCACCGATACGGTCTGAAGCTTCTAAAATTATCATGTCCTCTATTCCATTCTCCGCCAATACCTTTCCCGCAGATATACCTTGACACAAGAAAGAGAACAAAAATTGCTTAATTTTTAGTTTCAGATTATAAGTGTTTATGTATATTTGTATCGGTTGTCAATTACCGGAGACACCAGCGCCGATGATGATGACGGAGGAGCGAGAAGGGGAATCCATtagaaggagagggagagatagagaagtgtgtgtttgtgtgtgtgtgtgtgggtgtgtgtgtttgtgtttgtgttttgttggCGAGACATGAAGAATTAGCGGGAGTCAGTTTATATAGGCGTTTTTTctgttagttttatttttatttttggattttgtttttacgGTGGTGGACGTGACTCTCTTTCTGTAACTTCGGGTTTTGACGAGGGTTGACTGACGCGGCAATGGAATGGAGGTGGATGCATCATCATTTCGATAGGGGTAGGTtaggtaatttatttttatagatacaAAACCCGGAACAACCCTGCCATCCACTCGGGTCATAAATTGATTCGGGTTAAAAAATCtgattaacttgataaaaaccaaagttAATTAGCTGATTTAGTTGATATAAACTTAACCCAACCCTTAacctattaattaaaaataaattggttaGGACGATTTGAATCAACTATTCAAACTCGTAAACAATCCTTGCTTAGAGtcaaactcaaattaatttttacaactatgggtatttaaataaattttaattatttagtggGAATGACTTTacttgaaatatataatatctaatttatttttatatatttaattgtattCAATGTATTtagtatgttttttattaaattttcatggtaagaattaacaaaaatataacacATAATTCACGCATGATTAGATTCAGATTTTATATATCCAATAtacttcttattaaaaaaatatttttaaaaaataaatgttatagctaattattattattttcaaaactcatagtatcttgaataatttatcAATGCAACTTATCAAAACTAAGTACCAAATCctagtatatcaaaccttaatTAGATTTCTAATTAAATGGTCTTCTCTTGCTCTCCATTTTAAAATGAATGGTATTTTGGATATATAGAGTTTAAATTTGATCATATACAAATCACgtggtatatttttattaattctagCATGAAATATTCTCGAAATAATAGATTGAagacacaatattttttttaatgatagatTAAATGTAGTTAAATATATGAAGATAGATTGGATATAACCTCTAGAATATGAGGACATATAAAGCCATCcgagattatatatatactattatcaagaaaaaatgtttttttttattattattaccaagaaaaaaggaaaagaaaaagaagacgaCGCATTGACAGTACCGTGGAGTGAAATCTCTCTTCATTGtaattgtaaaaagaaaatgttttttattattattattatcaattatccTTATTTATAACTTCCTTAATTTccataattacaaaataataatgttttatgtagaatatgaaaaaaaaaatcttaacattTTGCATGTAGTATcccttgtaaattaaatacagaGAGTAGTCtcgaatttattaaaaacagcCCTCCATATTAAAATAAGAAGGATTATCGATCGAGAAACTATTTAAATCTCTTAATCTATATCGATTGTTCGTCCACGCAACACATCACTCAACCATTATCCCTCAAATTTTGAAGATTAGTCAATCTAACaattattaatatcaatttaaaatagattttgagcTTCGACTCGTTATCATGTCTAagagctttttgtttttttttctagcaagtaagaagtattattttttatgagattaatttggcagtaaaaaataattttcaatgattttatatattaatttctaaaaaataataaatgatattgAATACTAATTTTAAGATTTGAGCTTGAAACGTTAATGAATGGACATACTTTATTAACTACTAAACCaacccttaaaattaaattaagccAATATTACACCGATACTTGTAACACTCATtagtctaaaaaataaaacaacatttaaaacatgttattaaactaGATTAAGAATAATTTAGGAGGGGAGATTATCAAGGCATTAATCCACGCAAGCACCACGAAACTACTTGTAGTTTGGAAagtaatttcttcttttttcattaaacaaaGACTTGAGGGCAAAGGTTCGACTGTCTGTGTGAGTGGTCAATTTTAGAACGTGAATTGTCATTTAATAGGATGGCGAGCTGCACGTGACATTCTTTATTTGACACCTGTGACATGAAGTTGGTGGCTGTAACTCTTGGCAATGACAGCTCCATCATGGCCTTACATTGCATTTGTCGACTATGATCAGATTTGGCAGTCGACGGTCAAGATTAATCTCTTGAGGTTAATTAACGCTAGTATAACTGAGTATATTTCCTGACAAgaaaatgattatataaaaagaagcttaattaaaaaactaggaaatgaaaaagaaaattactaaGGAAAATGTGAAATCCGGAATTCTCCATTTCAAAGCCTCGATTTCCATGAGGATAGAATGGGCaagtttattaatttgttacacctctaaaaaatatttattacatacATTAATGTCACACTACTTTTATGGTTAAGAGAAAAAGGGTGATGCTAGGTGGGTGAGAAAGAGACAAAATATAAACATAGTATTCAGAGGTTTTTTTGTACTTTCATAtgaattttatgtaattattcagTCGTGGAGGTATTTTGATATCTGCATCATTCAAATAGTGTTTGTGACACAACCTGGTGGACATAACTGGATTCTACTGTCTTCATAGATGCGCTGTCATGTCCTCTTTCATTTGAAGTAGCGTGTGGCAGCTTACGGTggtcgtttgattttttttctcccttcttttctctctcatgacAGGTAATGTATATCATTATCCTCTTTGctcttttactttttaattttattcctcgttctattaatttcttattccattccattttcatttataatagtttttattttttaatttagtctttcaattgcaatttctcatatatttaatttttcattttgattcttattttttaaaattttaattatgtcattggcactttcattgaagttttttttccattcaatatcatccttaaattaaattttctattattttatttttttagtttgaccctctttctttgattttttttccttttattaaagctaattttcaattcaattaaactcttcaattgaaaatttgtatccttctaattaatgttttttctcaccctcattttttttcgatcctttatgtaattaatttttttttaattttatattttgacatttaatttgttgagaattCAACTTTATACAATCTTATTGCTCtgcgtttgttttttttaatattggtttatcttttatttatttattttatttatttaaataaataagtatagtaaaCGAAATCAGATACATAtcttattttatgttaagaaatatcttaattttacttgtataagttttttaatatatattttgaattttttatataaaaaacaatttaaaataacctACATAtccagtattttttaaaaaaaaaattataacccgTGGTAAAACACGAATTAAATGAATAATACATTAGTAGTTGGTGTATCATATAAGAGTTGGGAGATACATATAAAACACTTTGTTTTTGTCGTTTGTTTCAGTTATTAGTTAGGGGTCCATATACAGGTTCTTGTCGTAAGATTGATTCTGCAAGATACGTTTTGTTGGAGTGATACACACTAGACGACATTAAATGAAAATCACCATTGCTGCACCAGATTAACTACAAACAAATATagctttatttgaaaaaaaaaataaaaaaataaaaaataaaaaaatgtagcTTTATTTGAAACGTTTTTTTATAccattactttttaaaaattctgaAGTATTGCTGAATCCACGACGAGACATGcagtctctctttttttcccaggcaaaggtgaaaaaaacacttcaattgAGGATAGTATTGATTTATACGTCCAACGAAGAccattatccttatttttttaaatatatatatttttttactaaatggatttttcttttcGATTCCACCCTAcagtaaaatatataatttattttctattatgattttgattaatattcttttaattactattttttattttgaattcctttacatggttgattttttttttaattttatcatttaatatttgattgattgataattaagcttcatgttttttttagataagatGCTTCGAGTCTAATGATCCAAGTCACATATTTGAATAGTTAACGtgggttgatatttttttttactagattaTTCTAATATTATGATTTGGATCGTGGATTTAGCAGGATAACCCGAGTTGGCTTGGCCTTATTACTGAGTTTATAAGGTTGTCATGCTAACTTGGATGGACCAGGACCaattgttttaggtttttttacccCATTCCATCCTTACATATttcattgattgaaaattaacttACATTATTTATCTCTATttggagaaatttttttatttatagactATCTTGgtcacttttttttaagaacttgGTCAATCCTAATgttgttgtctatttttttttcacctaatgaaaaaaatcaatttatttaacttaatcATGTCTATAATTCaagccatgttttttttcctttttaaaacgTGTTTGCAGtacataaacattatttttttacgaaTAGTTAAGCCCTGCGGTAAAGTATGGGCACCGAAACTAGTTATTTAACTAAATCacatatgatataaattatttttctgctCCAAGCTTTGAAACATATATAGGAGTACATATATCAATAAAAGTTTATCAAGAGAATATTTGTATACGCGCAGGATATATTAATGTTGTTCCGGGCAATGAACAGACCATCAATGTTTTCAGTTTTCAACTTGGATCCTCTCATgatcaatcaaaattttaaatgccAATTGAATtagatcataattaaaaaaaaatgtaaataagaGGTTATTCAAAAACCTTCCCCCCCCTCTTGTTTGTATAGGTTAAGTTTATCAAGCTTAAGATATTAGCcatgtaaaataattaagaggGAAGTTTCACAAATTACAAAGCAATATCTCTTCTTCTGGATTGTAACTGCAAAAATACAGAGTGACACATTATGAATAAAATGTGTCATAATAGTTTGTTAATATGATAGTCACTAAAgatttatatggttattaaattcagaatttataaaattaatcaaaatacgcGCAAACAATCCGAAcattcatgttaataataataaaaaaaagaaattgcgcCGAGCATGCCGTTTTCATCCTTTACATCATCTTGGACAGAATCCAATGTCGAATTAACAGGGTGAAGACACCcgttattattttgttttaggctGGCTGGCGGGGCTGGCCCTGGCGGCACGTGTTTAATTACTAAAACGTGCATGCTGCTAAATGTACCCCCAAAACTTCTGGTTCAACAACCATTCGCAATGTGACACGTAATGCATATTTCCTAATTTTTTGAGATATAATTTCATGATTCTTCCAATTTGACTTCCCGTAATTCTCCAGGTCATGCGAGTTCAAAAATATTGTctccttcatatttttttatggagttactCTTGATGCATGCTTGGAAAGCTCCTTATTTAtgattcattaaattttaaagtttatttatttttttattttaaaaaaaattaaatcttttttctttgttttaaattaattatttttgggtgttttcagatattttgatatgctaatgtcaaaaataatttttaaaaaataaaaataattattttgatatatttccgagcaaaaagtactttaaaaacaacCGTCATCATACTCCTAAACACAATCCTAGTCAAAGAGTCTAACTTGTTTCTGTTCAGACTCCTGTTTTTCTgacttttaattgattattcttaaagtaaaataattgaaaatgttAAATAAGAGTTCAGGAAAGGATTTTAACATTACTTTCTTGGATTTTGAGAGTGGAagatgtttttcacttaaaaaagcTAGGAATGTGATGGTTTCTTTTATGAAATGGTacttgtttcatttaaataataaaaatgacttTAAGAATATCAACAAGGCATAAATgggtattaattaaatcatgtagtATTTCGATTTAGAAAAAACTgcatatataatatttctacttgtattatttaaaatagttcATTTTaccagtaaaaatatttatattttcaaataatttatcttgtttttcttaaaaaaaacttaatttaactgTGATCTCTAATTTAAACAGAACATAGATAAATTATATAGCTTgtcaagtatttttattaagagcacaaaactatattgttttcgtcaaacaatttaatatatttgattttacaaaatagcAAGGGTCTCTTCTTGCTTCCTAGTCATGATCGAGACAGGAACAAAACCAGTGAGTGATACATCTCTAGCTAGCTAGTAGGTCCAGGTCTCCCCCTCCATTAATTATGACCGACTATATTCAAACCTTCCTGACTATTGTCCTTCTTGTGTAATAAGAACATCTTTTTTTCCtaacaaaaaactaatatttcatTCTGTGTGTAGTGATCCACTCACcgacagaagaagaagaagaagatgatgatgatgatttggCAAACCCTAGATTTTGACCTTGAATGTGGCCTTTGCTtcgaaggaaagaaagaaaaatgtaataaaataaaagcgtTGTATGTAAAAGAATACGATGAAATACAAAGAGATGAATCATAATAGTTTAGTACTGCACGctaccaaaatatatattagcgagaaattaaaataaaataaagtaactgatgaaaaatattttgttaataattttttatgaaaatagtgatgaaatatttttaataaaaataatgatggaaTATTCCAttgatatttaataattttcttgtttaactgaaaaaaatagatatcattAATATACAGAGGATAATCTTTCTTCCTAGTAAAATGGTTGCTgcttaagaaatatattttttttataatagctTAAGAAATTCTTAGTAAATCTAAATGACAACTATCAATAATTAAGTGCAATCTT
This region of Populus trichocarpa isolate Nisqually-1 chromosome 9, P.trichocarpa_v4.1, whole genome shotgun sequence genomic DNA includes:
- the LOC18102039 gene encoding LOW QUALITY PROTEIN: polyamine oxidase 1 (The sequence of the model RefSeq protein was modified relative to this genomic sequence to represent the inferred CDS: inserted 2 bases in 1 codon) → MDSPSRSSVIIIGAGVSGISAGKVLAENGIEDMIILEASDRIGGRIRKENFGGVSAELGAGWIAGVGGKESNPVWELASQSGLRTCFSDYSNARYNIYDRSGKIFPSGVAADSYKKAVDSAIEKLRSLEANLDGEVSEQPCSPKTPIELAIDFILHDFEMAEVEPISTYVDFGEREFLVADDRGYEHLLYKMAENFLFTSEGKILDNRLKLNKVVRELQHSRNGVVVKTEDGCVYEANYVILSASIGVLQSDLISFRPPLPRWKTEAIEKCDVMIYTKIFLKFPYKFWPCGPGKEFFIYAHERRGYYTFWQHMENAYPGSNILVVTLTNGESKRVEAQSDEETLEEAMGVLRDMFGPNIPNATDILVPRWWNNRFQRGSYSNYPIISDNQDVHYIKAPVGRIFFTGEHTSERFSGYVHGGYLAGIDTSKSLLEEMRKQKERKSESQAFLLEPLLALTGSLTLTXRQKQSQVYTNVTFLHNSTLVARLAFKKRYYDYMDLLTNPTLMMLTMKIC